A window of Nerophis lumbriciformis linkage group LG21, RoL_Nlum_v2.1, whole genome shotgun sequence genomic DNA:
TTTATATGATCACATAGTATGTATGTGGAGGCTTAATGTTTATATGATCACATAGTATGTATATTGCAGTTTACTCATAGCTTTCCTTATTCTTGTCTTTCAGATGTTCCTAACTTCGCAAATGTCCCTAGCTGAGGACACTCAGTAAGTACCCTGCACATACTTTTTCAACGCGAAAAAAATTCTGCCAAATCCTAATTATTGTGCTTCTGCAGGATCAAACCGTGTGACTTCGACTACCTCAAGATCATAGGCAAAGGCAGCTTCGGAAAGGTGCCTATTTCTTCCTGGGACCTCTGTCGCCTGTTTTCTTCGCTAACGTCCTTTTTGCTTCAGGTTCTGCTCGCACGACACAAGGAGTCCACCACATATTACGccgtcaaagtgctacagaagaAAATTATCCTCAAGAAGAAAGAGGTGTGCTTTCTACACATGAACAGTGTTGGTTGCAGTATTAAAATAACCATTGATAAAACTCATTCTTCTACCCTTCCTTCCAGCAAAACCATATCATGGCTGAACGCAGTGTGCTGATGAAAAACATCAAACATCCTTTCCTGGTGGGGCTGCACTACTCCTTCCAGACTACTGACAAACTTTACTTTGTACTCGACTACGTTAACGGCGGAGAGGTACGTTTAAAAAGGCTCGCCACTAACTATTGCAGATGAAAATCTACCGTTTTTTTGTTggtatttatcattttatttcaaaaaaacataatttttgaaaaaatttaaaaatctatatgtgtatatatatatatatatatatatatatatatatatatgtggaggggggcgtggcctgccggcctgccgcggaacggggtgttgccaggaccggcctcaaagacagcgacaggtacatagatggcccaggtgggtctTGTTATCTAAGCACCtgttgcctttattagcagcagccgtgatgagacgaggaGTCggggttggaggtgctgctgagcgaACGCAGCAGACAAAGACACTTTGCTGAAAAGCTAAAGCCTCTGCACCTTTTTAtggaaataaaacagtgttaaacCCTGAAATTCCTGGCTAtcttggcagtgtgtggtggtccgaagaacctctACATTTGCAAATATAGAGgcaacccactagagggcaacctctagtgggttcttcggaccaccacacactgccaggagagccaggaatttcagggcataacattattttattttcataaaaaggtgcagaggcttttgcttttcagcaaagtGTCTTTGTCTGCTGCTtccgctcagcagcacctccaaccccGACtcctcgtctcatcacggctgctgctaataaaggcgacaggtgattagataacagggccccccctgggccatctacgcacctgtcgctgtcttcgaggccggtcctggcaacaccccgtttcgcaatatatatatatatatatatatatatatatatatagtcgagatttctgtggtttatttgttaaacAGAAAaaacggaggctatttcatccctacaagcctgtttcgcaggtttcccttctcgtcaggcttgtagggatgaaatagcctctgtgttttttcctgacctaacgtatattccgctctaccccggcatTGAGCACTGTAAAacaaataagtgaagtgaattatatagcgcttttctctagtgactcaaagcgctttacatagtgaaacccaatatctaagttacatttaaagcagtgtgggtggcactgggagcaggtgggtaaagtgtcttgcccaaggacacaacggcagtaactaggatggcgggtgcggggattgaacctgcaaccctcaagttgctggcacggccactctatcaaccgagctataccgccccacaaaaaataaaccacagaaacctcgactatctatatatatatatatatatatatatatatatatataatttttttttctttttttgtgtgttattttttgttttttaatttttaatatattttttataatataatatatatttttagctcTTCTACCATCTTCAAAGAGAAAGGATCTTCTTAGAGCCCCGAGCCAGATTCTACTCTGCTGAAATTGCAAGTGCACTTGGCTACCTCCACTCCCTGCATATTGTCTACAGGTAATGACAACCCTACAGCGCCCCCTAGTGGACTCTTGCTGTATAACAGctgggttcttttttttttttttttgttcatctttttttttttttgccttcttcCCAGGGACCTGAAGCCTGAGAACATCCTGTTAGACTCCCAAGGCCACATAGTCCTGACTGACTTCGGTCTCTGCAAAGAGGGACTGGAAGATAACGGCACAACGACAACGTTCTGCGGGACGCCCGAGGTACAGATTCCAAACTGACCCGTGCACGCACTTTGACTAACGTTCGGGTTTTGTTTTCCTAGTATTTGGCTCCTGAGGTGCTCCAGAAGCAAGCCTACGACCGCACAGTTGACTGGTGGTGCCTGGGATCGGTGCTCTACGAGATGCTCTACGGACTTGTGAGTACCACCCGTTTATGTGGCTTGGCTCGCCTGTCCGTGCACTCATTTGATGACTTTTGCCTGGCGCAGCCTCCGTTCTACAGTCGCAACACAGCTGAGATGTACAACAACATCCTGCATAAGGCTCCCGTGCACAAACCCAACGTGTCCAATGCGGGCAGGGAGATGCTGGAGGGGCTCCTGCAGAAGGACCGCACCAAGAGGCTGGGGGTGAAGGAGGACTTTGTAAGTGCACAAAGTGAGACCGGCCTCTTGCAGaaccaataataacacaaacatccggttttttgtttttgtttctctcCCCAGCTCGAACTGAAGTACCATTCCTTTTTCTCGCCAATTAACTGGGATGACCTGATGGCCAAGAAGATCACGCCGCCCTTCATCCCCTCAGTGGTAGGTTCCGTCAATTGTATGTGTGCCACAATTACATTCGGACCGTCACAAAAAGATTTGGTGTGCTGACCCTCGCTCAAAAATATAAGCAAGTGTCCCGTTCCAACtccgtacagtagatggcagtagaactctgcttttttttaacacctaaatacagtacagaccaaaagtttggacacaccttctttctttgttttcatgactatttacattgtagattgtcacatcaaaactatgtggggttatgtacttaacaaaaaagaggtgaaataactgaaaatatgttttatattcttgtttcttcaaaatagccacccttataAACAgtacatgtttagtgacatgctaattcttatttttaccaaattccattgtatgttatactcttctgacaccaccagatggcagtataagtgtccacataagcggccataagaccccaattcagtagtgtgcacaattttggaaataagagctaaaaggtgctgtccacgcatgtggccactaagccttttagagtttttttaaaaagtacagaTTTGAATCGTTTTGAATCCGGAATCGATCACCCCCACAAAtgtaatcgaatcgtgtggtcccCAAAACTTCAAAGCCCTAGCATCTACattgacaatatgatttgcctgagtgactggacaggatttgtttatttatttatttctttaattccttttttttttttttttatatctatttttgaattttttatttttgaaagttccttctggttgcatgcagATGGCAtaaaaacgtatttaaaaaaaaaagtgattcttgtataaaaaaatatatttttcttttaaatcgttttttttaatttttgttaaatCGGAATGAActactgttgtttttacagtgtattactgtaaatggaaaaacggtaccactgttgtttttacaTTAGAATTCTGGAAACTGAGTTACCTTTTTAttcatttagttgtttttttgttttttttaaataaaatctagTTATTGTTTCCACGGTGTATTAGTGTAAATTAAATGTTTTCCATTTTACAtccatttttcttttttacagtaaaatcgtaGTTTTTACAGTTTATTACTGGAAATGGGAAAACGCTATCAGTTCGGTTTTTTTACAGTAGATTTTGGCgttcaaaataaaaaattatatgactccgaaaaggacaagcggtagaacatggatggatggatggatggatggatatatatatatatatatatatatatatatatatatatatatatatatatatatatatatcatacttgccaaccctcccgaattttccgggagactcccgaaattcagctcctctcccgaaaacctcccgggacaaatattctcccgaaaatctccctattgatgggaggacaacagggtgacaagaactaaatcatccagagtagagataaattgtattattatgtttatcttacctaaaaataaatatatttatttaattaaaaaaaataaaataaaataaatacatttttattatttatttttatttgtattttttctgactccttattacatccagccatagaattatacattaaaataaacatatttgaaataattaattttaaatgaccatatttaattattaaaataattgcttgtttatcaacaactttagcattttattcattacattttgaagctctcagaagccaagttatgttatattccttaatatttatttatgcaagtttgaagtatcaattatctaaacacagttttgtttgcatattttcaggatgtagatatatatatatatatatatatatatatatatatatatatatatatatatatatatatatatatatatatatatatgtatgaaatacttgacttggtgaattctgactgtcaatatactcctcccctcttaaccacgcccccaaccacgccccgccccaccccccttaCATGTTTACAGTATCACAttccaacatgtccgaaaagaagtaggaagaagcagagtttatttaattgtaCCCCTTTTCTACCTGGAAATCATTTCTAACACaattgttcactttttttttttttgatcttAAACACAACaatgaattaataaataaacatCAATACGGTTCACATACTGTAGATAGGTATTTAATTTACTGAATGGTTCACATCATTTACTAAATGTGATaagttacagtacaggccaaaagtgtggacacaccttctactaattcaatgagttttctttattttcatgactatttacattgtagattgtcacatcaaaactatgaatgaacacatgtggagttatagacttaacaaaaaaaaaaaaaggtgaaataactgaaaacatgttttatgttctagtttcttcaaaatagccaccctttgctttgattactttttcgcgcactcttggcattctctccatgagcttcaagaggtagtcccctctgaaatggtttttacttcacaggtgtgcttgaagctaccCTAACAAAGACTAATGAGAGTTCGCTCCTGCTTTCTTTTGCAGAGCGGTCCCACGGACCTACGCCACTTCGACACGGAGTTCACCCACCTGCCCGTGTCGTCCTCCCTGTGCACCGACACCCTGACGGTGACCGGCAGCGTCAAAGAAGCGGCGGGGGCGTTCCCGGGCTTTTCCTACGGGCCTCCGGAAGACCATTCCTTCATGTGAATTACCGAGAACTCCACCCCGGAAAACTACCCCTGGACGGAGGAGTCTTATTTCCACACGCTGGTTTGGGCGGGTCCACTCGACCCCTCGCCTTGCATAACGGATGCACTGGAGGGTCACCCACGGGTAACCGGGCCTCGCCGGCTACGACGTGACACGGAGAGAAGTGCCTGAGCAAGTCGGACGGCACCTGCGAGAGTTCATAATGCATGTCAAAGCTCTTTCGCTCGTATGGAAACAAGAACGGTGACTCATAATTGATATCGTTGCTTTGGACCaaattgaaaatgtaaaaacGTCACAAATATCATTTCATCAACACATCGCTGTTTACCTTTATGCAGCATATAATTAAAGCCTCCGACTGTATATAAACTATATTTACTCCTTTTCTAATCTCATTTATTCTAGACAGCAGTAATAACACTGAATATCCATCACAATTACAATGACTTATAGTCAACACTCCAACCAACTAAATATGTTACATGTATTTACGGATTATGTAGAGGAGAATTGTGACTGTTTTGTGCCTGTCCAATGAGGCCTGACCCATCtattactgtatgtacagtacatatctGCTTTCCATCACCTGTTGTTCCCTCCTGTAGAGAATCCCTATTTATATAAGTGCTTCATTAAGGGAGGGATTTGGCAACATAGGGTTCTTTAAAGGAATTATCGGTCAAACCTGATATGCATATTGAAAAAAGGATGATTGTGTGTACATATATTGGAAATAGAGGCATGTACAGTAAAAGGTGCATTTTCAAGCCTGCTAGGGGGGGGAAAAGAAAGCGCCGCCCAGTTCTACATCATTTTCTTCCATATTTGGAAGCGTTACTTTTTATTTCTCTTTTGTATttctatatgtatttattttttttcctgtcgtTGCTACTGTTCAAAGAAAATGATTTACACGATCTATTGTATGAATTAAATGTAAATTAAAGAATTCCAAATAAAATCTGTCAACTAGACTCAGCACCACTGTTGTCATTTTTTACAATATAGTATGCAAGAAAGCATTCACAATTCATTTTTACTTTCACAATGCACAAACTTCCAATAGACAGCCAATAAAACTAGTGtttgttgttcctcccagggaattcaagtttctggtcgctcccaagctctttacgacacttaaagctgagtagaagaaccaccagagacagaataggtcttttgtaatatatttgcaaagctttgcaaatataatgagaccagtccagcatagaacattcaatcgcgcagctaagatggtctgatccaaaatatggaaaccttctattctataaagtctctctctctcccaccctcgctgtcttgtctttccagcccaaacacatgcccattgtcctccgcagctggacacaagaagagataaggagaaggattatctctcctccttacattccatagtcaaggttagcacacagtatttgcagacaaccaaaagaccacaattggaagaaaaacactagctgttttgtaatatgattatgaaaataaagaagtaacacttaaatacggatatatgtaaatatctgcctccgacagtatatatatatatatatatatatatatatatatatatatatatatatatatatatatatatatatatatatatatatatatagttgtgctcataagtttacataccccgggagaatttatgatttcttggccattcttcagagaatatgaatgataacacaaaaacctttcttccactcatgcttataggttgtgtgaagctatttcttggcaaacaactgtctttactccatacttgccaaccctcccggattctccgggagactcccgaaattcggcgcctctcccgaaaacctcccgggacaaattttctcctgaaaatctcccgaaattcaggcggcgctggaggccacgccccctccagctccatgcggacctgagtgacgtgtcgacagcctgttttcacgtccgctttcccacaatataaacagcgtgcctgcccaatcacatcataactgtagaatgatggagggcgagttcttggtttcttatgtgtgtttattgttaggcagtttcattaacgtcctcccagcacggcaacaacacacaacaacagcagtcacgttttcgtctaccgtaaagcagttcgtctgccgtaaacagcaatgttgagacactcttaaacaggacaatactgccatctactgtacatgcatatgtgacaataacatctagggcttttagagagtgcagtgcacaactgcgcacacaacaaggagacgaagcagaatgcatcatcagagagggtgttcagcatggttagaaaaatagtgacagagaatagaacaaggatggacaattcaacccttaactcaacaatgagtagatgagtgttatgtgtgtgtatatgtggaaataaatgaacactgaaattcaagtatttctcttatatatatatatatatatatatatatatatatatatatatatatatatatatatatatatatatatatatatatatatatatatatatatatatatatatatatatatataataaaataaatatatatatatatatatatatatatatatatatatatatatatatagctagaattcactgaaagtcaagtatttcttatatatacacttggtgaattctagctgtaaatatactcctcccctcttaactatcagagtagggctgcaactaacgcttaatttgataatcgattaatctgtcgattatttatacttgccaaccttgagacctccgatttcgggaggtggggggggggggggtggtcgggggtggggcgtggttgggggcgtggttaagaggggaggagtatattgacagctagaattcaccaagtcaagtatttcatatatatatatatatatatatatatatatatatatatatatatatatatatatatatatatatatatatatatatatatatatatatatatacatcctgaaaatatgcaaacaaaactgtgtttggataattgatacttcaaacttgcatgaataaatattaaggaatataacataacttggcttctgagagcttcaaaatgtaatgaataaaatgctaaagttgttgataaacaagcaattattttaataattaaatatgatcattttaaatgaattattatgataatttaaaattaattatttcaaatgtttattttaatgtaaaattctatggctggatgtaataaggagtcagaaaaaataaaaataaaaatacaattaatttttatgtttttagcaaaatatagtaaaaatgtattttgttttttgttttttttaattaataaatatatttatttttaggtaacataataatacaatgtatctctagtctggatgatttagttcttgtcaccctgttgtcttcccatagtgaaaaaaggctgtcctcactcaggtccggctgaaaaccgggagattttcgggagaatatttgtcccgggaggttttcgggagaggcactgaatttcgggagtctcccggaaaattcgggagggttggcaagtatgcgattattactttgattaatcgattaataatcggataaaagagacaaactacatttctgtcctttccggtttttaattgaaaaaaaacagcatactggcaccatacttattttgattattgtttctcagctgtttgtacatgttgcagtttataaataaagatttaaaaataaaaaaaataaaaaattgcctctgcgcatgtgcatagcatagatccaacgaatcgatgactaaattaaccgccaactatttttataattgattttaatcgatgtaatcgattagttgttgcagctctaCGTCAGAGTATACACGTTGaatgatttacattatttacaatgatgcgttcaagagtcttacggcctgagggaagaagctgccacagaacctggaggttctgctacggagcctGCGGAACCTCTTGGATCTGCggaacatcatttgcagactataattactggtttgcaaaagaaATATTTTGaactcaaataggtgaaattcgatgatctcccacggcacagcagactagtgtgccgcggcacagtggttgaaaaacataaacaaaccaGTTGGCGAGGGACGCAGGAAAGCTTGCGCGCATGCGCGGCGGGCCCAGCAACGAAAACTTCCTGCAAAATAGTGCTCCCTATCAACCAGACCAGAGCTTTAACACATGACAAAATAGTGGTCCCTATCAACCAGACAAAGCTTCTAGACATTTGATTAAATCCGCCACGCTTCACTTATAAGCGCTGTGACTTCACTCCCTCAATGGTAAGACGGCTTTGCTATTATAGTACGGCAGAAATGCGTtttgcttgttgttgttgttttttttccaattagcttagcatttttttttagcacgCTGCCATTTCACTACCCGCTGCTATGGCGGCCGGGCCCGGCTAATGTCTGGAGCACACTACTTTTACGCCAAATTCATCGCCTACAATGCGCCATTACTCATGAATTAATATACTTTAAAGTGCGCTTAGTGGGAAATGTAAAGCGAATGCCTGCTAGTTGAACTTCTCCAAGAGTGTTGTTGACATTTAAAGCTAACGTCGTCGCAGTTGCGCATAGCACGACGCGCTTTCGACGTTTGCGTTGCAGACTGATGACAAAAGAAGATGTTCGGTCAAGGCAAATACGTCCAACATGTCGCTTTTTACTAAGAAGTCAACGCTAAGAATGATAGCCGTTTTCAGGAAATAGCCGTAGTCAAGCGTCACCTTCATAGTGCTCACCTCGGCCGGGGTTATTTGCTGGTGCCTGCTAGTCTAACGGTGGTCTCTTGGAATGCAACTTGGCAAAATAAGACGGTAGGCACAGCCTAGATGAACATTTACTTACTCATGGCATTCAAACAAATCAAGTAAAAGTCAACACTAGTTACACACTTCTTTGGTGGCATGGTTCCTGCAGAACCAAGTTAATACTTCAAGGTGTGTTCACACttggcattaaaggggaacattatcatactttcagaatggttaaaaccattaaaaatcagttcccagtggcgtattttatttttcgaagttttattcaaatgtttacccatcacgcaatatccctaaaaaaaagcttcaaagtgcctgattttaaccatcgttatatacacccgtccattttcctgtgacgtcacatagtgacatacttgccaaccctcattcaccaaattcagcgcctctcccgaaaacctcccgggacaaattttctcccgaaattcaggcggacctgagtgacgtgttgacaacacacaacagtaccgtaaagcagttcgtctgccgtaaacagcaatgttgtgacacttttaaacaggacaatactgccatctactgtacatgcatatgtgacccacccataatgtgtcacatttttgtgttgatttatttattttattttgtggtttgaattcgtttttggagctgtcattccacatttatcagtattcacattggtcagtagggggcagtagggcgtttcttcccaattgaatgctatcacctgcagaccggaagtggcttgtcattctgatgagcgcgaccagtctgtgaacaattgaaacgtcctgtgtgctttttttctcctgtataacaggttagttttggtgaatcaactcactgaataatatccatgtgatctttataagtttaagtacacattctgatggtggagcctaactctaaagtgtttgtgagttgtagtttgtaaatgaacactgaaattcaagtatttattttatttatatatatatatatatatatatagctagaattcactgaaagtcaagtatttcttatatatatatatatatatatatatcttaaccacgccccccgccccacccccgaccacgcccccgcccccactccccacctcccgaaatcggaggtctcaaggttggcaagtatgcatagtgatgccaacacaaacaaacatggcgcatagaacagcaagctatagcgacattagctcggattcagactcggatttcagcggcttaagcgattcaacagattacgcatgtattgaaacggatggttgtagtgtggaggcaggtagcgaaaaccaaattgaagaagaaactgaagctattgagccatatcggtttgaaccgtatgcaagcgaaacccacgaaaacgacacgacagccagcgacacgggagaaagcgaggacgaatttggcgatcgccttctaaccaacgattggtatgtgtttgtttggcattaaaggaaactaacaactatgaactaggtttacagcatatgaaatacatttggcaacaacatgcactttgagagtgcagacagcccaattttcatcaattaatatattctgtagacataccctcatccgcgctcttttcctgaaagctgatctgtccagttttggagttgatgtcagcaggccagggaagctagggtggatattcttctcttgatcatcttcggtggcataagggacggtgtgagccaagacatccagggggtttagctcgctcgtctgcgggaacaaactgccgccattgcttgccgtgctagcgaggtcctttgtccctgaattgctcacacactccggcagattcaatgggggtctggcggcagatttctttgactttatagttggaaatgcatctgctttgagtgtcgcaggatatccacacattcttgccatctctgtcgtagcatagctttcgtgggtaaagtgtgcggaacaaacgtccaatttcttgccactttggcatctttgggccactggtgcaacttgaatccgtccctgttggtgttgttacaccctccgacaacacaccgacgaggcatgatgtctccaaggtacggaaaacagtcgaaaaaacggaaaataacagctgatttgactcggtgtttgagaaaatggcggattgcttcccgatgtgacgccacattgtgacgtcatcgctccgagagcgaataatagaaaggcgtttaattcgccaaaattcacccatttagagttcggaaatcggttaaaaaaatatatggtcttttttctgcaacatcaaggtatatattgacgcttacata
This region includes:
- the LOC133621278 gene encoding serine/threonine-protein kinase Sgk1 isoform X2, giving the protein MAVTEAGCELTYCKMRGIVTVLTAFIKERKMGLNDFIQKLVSTPHICQHVEVNNFLKIDENQNQDVEDGQLPDRMFLTSQMSLAEDTQIKPCDFDYLKIIGKGSFGKVLLARHKESTTYYAVKVLQKKIILKKKEQNHIMAERSVLMKNIKHPFLVGLHYSFQTTDKLYFVLDYVNGGELFYHLQRERIFLEPRARFYSAEIASALGYLHSLHIVYRDLKPENILLDSQGHIVLTDFGLCKEGLEDNGTTTTFCGTPEYLAPEVLQKQAYDRTVDWWCLGSVLYEMLYGLPPFYSRNTAEMYNNILHKAPVHKPNVSNAGREMLEGLLQKDRTKRLGVKEDFLELKYHSFFSPINWDDLMAKKITPPFIPSVSGPTDLRHFDTEFTHLPVSSSLCTDTLTVTGSVKEAAGAFPGFSYGPPEDHSFM
- the LOC133621278 gene encoding serine/threonine-protein kinase Sgk1 isoform X1, coding for MLGCRQIVSRRRLEIYDGGEMKTGKKSIIAFIKERKMGLNDFIQKLVSTPHICQHVEVNNFLKIDENQNQDVEDGQLPDRMFLTSQMSLAEDTQIKPCDFDYLKIIGKGSFGKVLLARHKESTTYYAVKVLQKKIILKKKEQNHIMAERSVLMKNIKHPFLVGLHYSFQTTDKLYFVLDYVNGGELFYHLQRERIFLEPRARFYSAEIASALGYLHSLHIVYRDLKPENILLDSQGHIVLTDFGLCKEGLEDNGTTTTFCGTPEYLAPEVLQKQAYDRTVDWWCLGSVLYEMLYGLPPFYSRNTAEMYNNILHKAPVHKPNVSNAGREMLEGLLQKDRTKRLGVKEDFLELKYHSFFSPINWDDLMAKKITPPFIPSVSGPTDLRHFDTEFTHLPVSSSLCTDTLTVTGSVKEAAGAFPGFSYGPPEDHSFM